AGCCCCTGGAGAATTCGCACCGAGTCTGCGGCTCGCAAAAGGTCTCGCGCCCCTGAGTCGTCGGCCGCACACTCTGCGGCTGCCTGCATCAGGTCGAGGGGCTCCGCACCGTCGAGCGGATCGTCGACACGCTGAACGAGCTGACCACAGCCCACCAGGACAGGTGTGCGCGGGTCCAAGCTCATGGGCCAGTGGACGCGAGATTTCCGATCATGAGATCCTGAGTGTATCAAGTGCCGGGTCCACACTGGGTCCGGCGCTGGGCTCAGATTGGACCCAGGACGGATCCGGGATGGATCCGGGACGGGGAGGAAGAATATGGCGTCGCTCAAGCTCGGAATGCAGCTCGGCTACTGGGGGGCACAGCCGCCCGCAGATCCGATCGGTCCCGCCGTCGAGGCGGAGAAGATGGGTTTCGACTCCGTGTGGACGGCCGAAGCCTGGGGTTCCGACGCGTTCACGCCATTGGCGTGGATCGGTGCCCATACCTCACGCATCAAGCTGGGCACCTCGATCGTACAGCTTTCTGCCCGCACGCCGGCCGCTACCGCCATGCACGCGCTGACGCTCGATCACCTTTCGAAGGGTCGCCTGATCCTGGGACTCGGTGTTTCCGGACCGCAGGTCGTGGAAGGCTGGTACGGTCAGCCCTTCGCCAAGCCCCTGTCGCGCACACGCGAATATCTCGACATCATCCGGCAGGTACTGCGCCGCGATTCACCGGTCGTGAACGACGGACCGCATTACACGCTGCCGTACACGGGAGAGAACGCCTGGGGCCTGGGCAAGCCGCTCAAGCCGATCACGCACCCGTTGCGCGCCGATATTCCCATCTATCTGGGAGCGGAAGGCCCGAAGAACGTCGAGCTTGCAGCCACGAGCTGCGACGGCTGGCTGCCGCTCTGGTACTCGCCTTATCGGCAAGGGGTCTACGCGGATTCTCTCAAGAACGCCAAGCCGGGTTTTGAGATCGCGAGCATGATGATGGTCAATATCTGCGACGACGTTAACGCCGGTCTGCAGCCTTACAAGGCGTCGCTGGGTTTCTACGTCGGTGGAATGGGTGCGAAAGATCGCAACTTCCACAAAGAATTGATGGCGAGAATGGGCTATCCCGAAGCCGCGCAGAAGATCCAGGACCTGTTTTTCGAAGGCAAGCGAGAAGAAGCCATCCAATCGGTTCCCGACGAATTCGTCGACGAGATCAGCCTGGTCGGCCCGAAGGACCGCATCAAGGACCGGATCAAGGCCTGGGAAGACAGTCCGGTGACCACCTTCCTTCTACCCGGCAATGACATCCACACGATGAGGACGATGGCCGAACTGGTCGGAACCTGATTGTGAGATCACTTTCGAGGAGAGAATTCGCCTCAGTTCCCGGCCGGAACGGCGTCTTCTAGAATCTCCGCGATCGTTCTCCTGATTTCCAGCGAGCGAGTGATGTACCCGGCGTGGGCGCGCCTCTTGGAAGAGTACTTCCGCCATCCTTTACTGCCGAGTTTCCAGGGGGCGTTAAGAACGTGGCGATCCATCAGTGCCGGCGCGTCGGATATGTCAAATCCTGCGGCATATGCGAGTTGCAGCCCAAGCCGGTCGGCCTCGTACTCTCGGGTCGCCTCAATCGCGAGCGAGGTGCCGAGCAGGTCGTGTGCGATCTGATGAGCAATCGAAATCGCAAGCTCATCATCTGTCTCAACGAAGTCCAGCAACGAACTTGGAACCAGTAAATCTTCGCGATTTGAGTGGGTGGCCGTGTTGACTGAACTACCCATGATCAGTAGCGCATTGTGGTGACAGGCAGGATCCCGATCGATTTCGATTTCGATCTCAACTCCGTCCCGCGCCACTGTGACCCGCGGGTTCCGGTCTGGTCGTGCACGCAGAGCTTCGAATACGTCCCCGCTTTTGTCGATCATGCGACCGTTCACTCTCAGGACCAGATCACCCGTCTTCAGACTCGGGCGCATCCCGGGGGAGTTCGTGGTGAGCGCCATGACCCGCACCTCGTCCACAAGACCGAACGCCTCCTCGGCTTCCTCCTTGTGCCCACGGAGGACATCTCGGCGACGACCGATCGAAGCACCAAGTGCCGGTGCCGTCTTGTCGCCGCAGAACTCGATCGCGCCCTTGCGCAATCGATAGCTCACATCGAGTAAACGCTGCCGTTTCGCTTGAAGCCGCGCGAACGCTCGCACACGTGTTTCTGCCTTTTTGAATTCCGTTTCCTGTTCACCAGGGCGGGGCTGCTCGCCCGGTGTCAACGGATTTCCAGCCGCGCGCTTTGCTGCGATCTCATCGACTGTAGCCTGTACCGCGAGCCGTCGCTGAGGAGAAGAGGGATGGGAATAGAATCCCCAATCGATACTCGAGTACGGGTTCCGTTCGCCCATCTCAGACCAGACTGCGGCGGCCGAGGAGATGTCGAAGCCCGCACGCGCCGCCAGATACAGGCCGACGTAATCCGCTTCGGCCTCACTGTCCTTGGTGCTCCAGCGATCGATGATGATATGCGCAAGCTCGTGCCCTTGGATGATCGCGATGTCGTCATCGTCGGGAAAAAGGTCCAACATCCCTTGGAACATGTTCGTGTCGGACGATAGCCTCGCATATGCGTTGACCGTCGAACCTTCGACCCAAAAAGCCGGGTAACCGCAACCGACCTCGAGGTCGACTGCAATGTCCAGCATCTCATCGCCTCGGTTGACCGTGAGATTCAGCCCCTTGCGCCGGGATTTGTTGAGCTTGAGTGCGTCAAGAACTTCCTTGCGTCTCAGGGTTTTTCCGTTGACTTTCAGCACCACATCGCCCGGCTGCAGTCCCGCGCGAGCAGCGGGCATATCAGGCTGGACGGTCAACACCCGCTTCCGGCCATCCCAGCCAATGCGTTCTTGTAACGCACTCTTCATCGCTTTTTGGAACGGCTCGAGTACGGAGAAGGATCGTTTAAGCATTTCCGGATCGAAAACGGACACACCGAGGACCGGGCTCTGCTTCTTGCACAGGTCGGCACTGGCTAGTCTTATCCGATCGGCGATTCGCAAGACCCGCTCGTTTCCCTGGATCATGTTTTCCAGGGCCAGGCGGCCCATGCGAGCGCCCTCGGTCGTGAGTTCCTCGTTCCCTTCAGCGGGTACCGGGAACGCGAGCCAAGTCATCCACAGTATCGCGAGATACGCAGGTTTTGCACGACGCCACACCCGGCGAGTCTACACGAGCTTGCCTCTTGCGGGTCACTCGGGAAAATACCGGCTGATCGTATCGATCACGCATGCGGGTCGATCCGCGCCTTCGATCTCGACGGTGACGCGCACGACGGCTTGAATCGCTTCGCCTTTTGCTTTTTCGGCCCCGATGAGTTCGGCGCTGCCGCGTACGCGCGATCCGACCGGCACCGGTGCCGGGAAGCGAAGCTTGTCGGCGCCGTAGTTCACGCCCATGGAGATGCCTTGTACTTCGAAAATCTGCGGCATGAAGAGATTGACGAGTGACTGGGTCAAGTACCCGTGCGCGATCGTACCGCCGAACGGTCCGTCCTTGGCACGCTCGGGATCGCAGTGGATCCATTGGTGGTCGCCGGTGGCTTCCGCGAACTGGTTTACGCGTTCCTGGCTGATCTGGAGCCAGTCGCTCTTGCCCAATTGCTGGCCCACCGCGTCCAGGAGTTCTGCGGGGGTCTTGAAGATCGTCGTCATGATGTCGCCCTATTCAGCAGTCGTGTTCTTGGCCGCATCGAGAAAAGCGGGTTTCTCGCCACCACCGTGTATCAGAAGGTTCGCGCCGCTCACGTAGCTAGCGAGTGGAGAGGTCAGGTACAGGCAGGCTTCGCCGATGTCTCGCGGTTCGCCGAGACGCCCCAGCGGTACCGTCGCGGAGACCGCCGCCACACCTTCGTCGTCTCCGTAGTGAAGATGCGACTGTTCCGTGCGGATCATCCCTGCGGTGATCGCGTTGATACGCACTTTCGGTGCCCACTCCACGGCCAGGGATTGCGTCAGGTTGAGCAGGCCCGCCTTCGCTGCGCCGTAGGCCGCAGTTCCTGGAGAGGGTCGGGTGCCGCTCACGCTCGCGATATTGATGATCGATCCGCCACCGTCCTGCTCTTGCATTACGGCGTTGGCCGCTTGTGCGCAGTGCAGCGGTGCAAGCAGGTTCAGCTTGATGATCGCTTCGGAAAAGCGCGGCGATGCGCTTGCGGCCTCGGCGGCGGGGGCTCCACCCGCGTTATTGATCAGGCTGTCGAGGCGGCCGAACATGCCCGCGGCGAACGCGACCGCGCGTTCAGCCTGTTCGGCATCGCGCACATCGGCTTTCGTGAAGACCGCCCTTCGATCTCCCACGCTTGGTAGTGAGTCCGGTTCGTTCCGCCCGCAGATCACGACCTGAGCACCGGCTTCCAGAAAGCAAAGAGTAATGCCGAGACCCACGCCTCGGCCGCCGCCGGTCACGACTACGACCTTTCCGTCCATCTGCAAAGGGTTGCTCATCGACTTCGCCTCACAGACCGATCTGACGCGCGACCCGTTCGCGGTGGTGGTCCGGACTCCCGAGGAAGATCTCTGCCGACTTCGCGCGCTTGAAGTACAGGTGCACGTCGTACTCCCAGGTGAAGCCGACGCCTCCGTGGATCTGCAGACTTTCGGCTGCGCACTTGAAGAAGGCGTCGGAACAATAGGCTTTGGCAAGAGATGCCGTTGCCAGTAATTCGTCACTGTCCTCGGCCGCTACGCAACCGCCGTAGTAGGCGGCGGAGCGGGCCGATTCGACCAGCACGAACATATCGGCGCATTTGTGTTTCAGCGCCTGGAACGAACCGATGGCGCGACCGAATTGCTCGCGCTCCTTGGCGTAGGATACCGACATGTCGAGGCACCTCTGCGCGCCTCCGACCTGTTCTGCGGCCAGTGCGACGGCGGCGAGTTGTAGTGTCTTGTCGAGTGCCGGCCAACCGGCGCCTTCTTCGCCCAGTAGCGCGGATGCGGGAACGCGCAGTCCCTCGAACTTCAACTCCGCCATTCGCCGGGTCTGATCCATGGTCGTCAGTACGCGGCGGGATAGCCCCTTCGCATTGGCGTCGACTGCGAACAGACTCACTCCGTCCTCCGCATTGCTGCCCTCGCGGCGCGCCGCGACGATCAACAGATCTGCGCAATGACCGTCGAGCACGAAGCTCTTGGAGCCGTCGATCACATAATCGCTTCCGTCCTTCCAAGCGGTTGCGCGGATGCCGGTGGCGTCGGGACGGCCCTTGGCTTCCATATAGGCGACGGTCGCGCGGGTATCCCCAGCGGCGATGCCCGGAAGATACTCCTTCTTCTGCGCATCGTTGCCCGCAACCAGCAAGGCGTTTGCGCCCAGGCCGATCGTCGCAAAGAGGGGTGAGCAGAGCAGCGCACTGCCGGTGATCTCGAACAGCGCAACCAGTTCCACGTAACTCAGACCCAGGCCGCCGAATTCCTCGGGAACGATCATCGATGTCCAGCCGAGTTCCGAAGCGATCTGCTGCCACAGATCGGCGTCGTAGCCCAGTTCGCTTTCCATCGCCTTGCGCAGCGCATCGGATCCCGCCTGATCCGCCAGGAAGCTCCGCGCGCTTTCGCGCAGTTCTTCCTGTTCTTCTGTAAAGGAGAAATTCATGCGTCGATCACGTGCCCCATACCTTCTGCGGTTCAGGAGACTTATTCAGCAGATCCGCGACTGCGGCTCCGACCTCATCGGGCTCCCAACGGCGCCCTCGATCGATGGTCGGTCCGTCGCGCCAGCCGTCGGAGGTACCGATGATGCCACCCTTCACCTCGAAGACGCGACCACTCACCTCGCGCGACTCCGCACTTCCCAGCCAGACGACCAACGGAGAAATATTCTCCGGAGCGTTCTCGTCGAACTCGCCTTCGGCCGGGGCAGCCATGTCGGTAAAGATGGCTTCGGTCATGCGCGTGCGCGCCGCCGGTGCGATCGCATTGGAGGTGATGCCGTAACGCCCGAGTTCTGCGGCCTGCACCAGCGTCAGCGATGCGATCCCGCCTTTTGCCACGGAGTACGCGCTCTGACCGACGCTCCCCTGCAAACCCGCACCCGAACTCGTGTTGATGATGCGTGCATCCACGGGCTTTCCGGCCTTCGACTCGTTGCGCCAGTGCTCCGCCGCATGGCGCGCCACGCAGAAG
The bacterium genome window above contains:
- a CDS encoding MaoC family dehydratase: MTTIFKTPAELLDAVGQQLGKSDWLQISQERVNQFAEATGDHQWIHCDPERAKDGPFGGTIAHGYLTQSLVNLFMPQIFEVQGISMGVNYGADKLRFPAPVPVGSRVRGSAELIGAEKAKGEAIQAVVRVTVEIEGADRPACVIDTISRYFPE
- a CDS encoding acyl-CoA/acyl-ACP dehydrogenase encodes the protein MNFSFTEEQEELRESARSFLADQAGSDALRKAMESELGYDADLWQQIASELGWTSMIVPEEFGGLGLSYVELVALFEITGSALLCSPLFATIGLGANALLVAGNDAQKKEYLPGIAAGDTRATVAYMEAKGRPDATGIRATAWKDGSDYVIDGSKSFVLDGHCADLLIVAARREGSNAEDGVSLFAVDANAKGLSRRVLTTMDQTRRMAELKFEGLRVPASALLGEEGAGWPALDKTLQLAAVALAAEQVGGAQRCLDMSVSYAKEREQFGRAIGSFQALKHKCADMFVLVESARSAAYYGGCVAAEDSDELLATASLAKAYCSDAFFKCAAESLQIHGGVGFTWEYDVHLYFKRAKSAEIFLGSPDHHRERVARQIGL
- a CDS encoding LLM class F420-dependent oxidoreductase; this encodes MASLKLGMQLGYWGAQPPADPIGPAVEAEKMGFDSVWTAEAWGSDAFTPLAWIGAHTSRIKLGTSIVQLSARTPAATAMHALTLDHLSKGRLILGLGVSGPQVVEGWYGQPFAKPLSRTREYLDIIRQVLRRDSPVVNDGPHYTLPYTGENAWGLGKPLKPITHPLRADIPIYLGAEGPKNVELAATSCDGWLPLWYSPYRQGVYADSLKNAKPGFEIASMMMVNICDDVNAGLQPYKASLGFYVGGMGAKDRNFHKELMARMGYPEAAQKIQDLFFEGKREEAIQSVPDEFVDEISLVGPKDRIKDRIKAWEDSPVTTFLLPGNDIHTMRTMAELVGT
- a CDS encoding PDZ domain-containing protein; translation: MTWLAFPVPAEGNEELTTEGARMGRLALENMIQGNERVLRIADRIRLASADLCKKQSPVLGVSVFDPEMLKRSFSVLEPFQKAMKSALQERIGWDGRKRVLTVQPDMPAARAGLQPGDVVLKVNGKTLRRKEVLDALKLNKSRRKGLNLTVNRGDEMLDIAVDLEVGCGYPAFWVEGSTVNAYARLSSDTNMFQGMLDLFPDDDDIAIIQGHELAHIIIDRWSTKDSEAEADYVGLYLAARAGFDISSAAAVWSEMGERNPYSSIDWGFYSHPSSPQRRLAVQATVDEIAAKRAAGNPLTPGEQPRPGEQETEFKKAETRVRAFARLQAKRQRLLDVSYRLRKGAIEFCGDKTAPALGASIGRRRDVLRGHKEEAEEAFGLVDEVRVMALTTNSPGMRPSLKTGDLVLRVNGRMIDKSGDVFEALRARPDRNPRVTVARDGVEIEIEIDRDPACHHNALLIMGSSVNTATHSNREDLLVPSSLLDFVETDDELAISIAHQIAHDLLGTSLAIEATREYEADRLGLQLAYAAGFDISDAPALMDRHVLNAPWKLGSKGWRKYSSKRRAHAGYITRSLEIRRTIAEILEDAVPAGN
- a CDS encoding SDR family oxidoreductase, which codes for MSNPLQMDGKVVVVTGGGRGVGLGITLCFLEAGAQVVICGRNEPDSLPSVGDRRAVFTKADVRDAEQAERAVAFAAGMFGRLDSLINNAGGAPAAEAASASPRFSEAIIKLNLLAPLHCAQAANAVMQEQDGGGSIINIASVSGTRPSPGTAAYGAAKAGLLNLTQSLAVEWAPKVRINAITAGMIRTEQSHLHYGDDEGVAAVSATVPLGRLGEPRDIGEACLYLTSPLASYVSGANLLIHGGGEKPAFLDAAKNTTAE
- a CDS encoding SDR family oxidoreductase, with translation MGICEGRVVVITGAARGIGRAHALLFAREGAKVLVNDLGVEADGQGGSAGPAQEVVEEIRTLGGEAVANGDDVAEMEGGKRIVQCALDSFGGLDVVVNNAGFLRDRMFVSSSEDEWDAVLRVHLKGHFCVARHAAEHWRNESKAGKPVDARIINTSSGAGLQGSVGQSAYSVAKGGIASLTLVQAAELGRYGITSNAIAPAARTRMTEAIFTDMAAPAEGEFDENAPENISPLVVWLGSAESREVSGRVFEVKGGIIGTSDGWRDGPTIDRGRRWEPDEVGAAVADLLNKSPEPQKVWGT